A stretch of Vibrio aphrogenes DNA encodes these proteins:
- the tsaD gene encoding tRNA (adenosine(37)-N6)-threonylcarbamoyltransferase complex transferase subunit TsaD, with product MRILGIETSCDETGIAIYDEEQGLLSHQLYSQVKLHADYGGVVPELASRDHVKKTIPLIKAALKEAGLTSSDIDGVAYTAGPGLVGALLVGATIGRSLAYAWNVPAVPVHHMEGHLLAPMLEDNPPAFPFVALLVSGGHTMMVEVNGIGEYQILGESIDDAAGEAFDKTAKLMGLDYPGGPLLSRLAENGTPGRFKFPRPMTDRPGLDFSFSGLKTFAANTIAANDDSEQTRADIAYAFQEAVCDTLVIKCRRALEQTGLKRIVIAGGVSANKQLRLSLEALAKKVGGAVYYPRTEFCTDNGAMIAYAGMQRLRNGEMTDLSVQAQPRWPIDQLEPIAVAPIAE from the coding sequence ATGCGAATTTTAGGTATTGAAACGTCATGTGATGAGACCGGGATTGCCATCTATGATGAAGAGCAAGGCTTGTTATCTCATCAACTTTATAGTCAAGTTAAATTGCACGCCGATTATGGTGGCGTGGTGCCTGAGCTGGCGTCTCGAGATCATGTGAAAAAGACCATTCCTTTGATTAAGGCGGCGTTAAAAGAAGCCGGATTGACCTCAAGCGACATTGATGGTGTGGCTTATACCGCAGGCCCTGGCTTAGTGGGCGCGCTGCTGGTTGGTGCAACGATTGGACGCAGTTTGGCTTACGCTTGGAATGTGCCGGCTGTGCCAGTTCATCATATGGAAGGACACTTATTAGCGCCAATGCTGGAAGATAATCCACCTGCTTTTCCGTTTGTGGCTTTGCTCGTTTCGGGTGGGCATACCATGATGGTGGAAGTTAACGGTATTGGTGAATATCAAATTTTAGGTGAATCAATTGATGATGCTGCTGGTGAAGCTTTTGATAAAACCGCTAAATTGATGGGTTTAGATTATCCTGGCGGTCCATTACTTTCTCGCTTAGCGGAAAATGGTACTCCTGGTCGCTTTAAGTTTCCTCGACCAATGACTGATCGTCCGGGTTTGGATTTTAGCTTCTCTGGCTTAAAAACCTTTGCCGCTAATACGATTGCTGCAAATGATGATTCTGAACAAACGCGTGCCGATATTGCTTATGCTTTCCAAGAAGCGGTTTGTGATACTTTAGTCATTAAATGCCGACGTGCATTAGAACAAACAGGGCTAAAGCGTATCGTTATTGCTGGCGGAGTAAGTGCTAACAAACAGCTTCGTTTATCATTAGAAGCGTTAGCGAAAAAAGTCGGTGGTGCGGTCTATTATCCGAGAACTGAATTTTGTACTGATAATGGTGCCATGATCGCTTATGCGGGAATGCAACGTTTACGTAATGGTGAGATGACCGATCTTTCTGTACAAGCTCAGCCTCGTTGGCCGATTGACCAATTAGAGCCCATCGCGGTAGCTCCTATTGCAGAATAA
- the plsY gene encoding glycerol-3-phosphate 1-O-acyltransferase PlsY, producing the protein MSILALIMIIFAYLLGSISSAVLICRLCKLPDPRQQGSHNPGATNVLRVGGKSAAIAVLVCDILKGMIPVWLSYYLGIEPLLLGFIGVAACLGHIYPLFFHFKGGKGVATAIGTMAPIGFDLTGMLMATWLVTFFSTRYSSLAAIITTLLAPFYTWLVKPQYTIPVAMLSCLIIFRHYANIKRLIDGSEPKVKSKTATKEAQE; encoded by the coding sequence ATGAGTATTTTGGCACTTATTATGATCATTTTCGCGTATTTACTCGGGTCAATCTCGAGTGCGGTATTGATCTGTCGTCTGTGCAAATTGCCCGATCCAAGACAGCAAGGCTCACACAATCCCGGTGCCACTAATGTGTTGCGCGTTGGTGGAAAATCAGCGGCAATTGCAGTGTTAGTCTGCGATATTCTCAAAGGAATGATCCCGGTTTGGCTTAGCTATTACCTCGGCATTGAACCTTTATTATTAGGCTTTATTGGCGTAGCCGCCTGCTTAGGCCATATCTACCCCTTATTTTTTCATTTCAAAGGCGGCAAAGGGGTGGCAACCGCAATCGGTACGATGGCCCCTATCGGTTTTGACTTAACTGGTATGCTCATGGCGACTTGGCTCGTCACTTTTTTTAGCACTCGCTATTCTTCACTCGCGGCTATTATCACCACTTTACTTGCGCCTTTTTACACTTGGTTAGTCAAACCGCAATACACAATTCCAGTGGCGATGTTATCTTGTCTCATCATTTTCCGTCATTATGCCAACATCAAACGCTTAATTGATGGTAGTGAACCCAAAGTGAAATCGAAAACCGCCACCAAAGAAGCGCAAGAATAA
- the rpsU gene encoding 30S ribosomal protein S21, with product MPVVKVRDNEPFDVALRRFKRSCEKAGVLSEVRRREHYEKPTTVRKRAKAAAQKRHAKKLARENARRVRLY from the coding sequence ATGCCAGTAGTTAAAGTACGTGATAACGAACCGTTTGACGTAGCATTACGTCGTTTCAAGCGCTCTTGCGAAAAAGCAGGTGTTCTTTCTGAAGTGCGTCGTCGTGAGCATTATGAAAAACCAACAACTGTACGTAAACGCGCTAAAGCAGCGGCTCAAAAGCGTCACGCTAAAAAGCTAGCTCGCGAAAACGCACGTCGCGTTCGCTTGTACTAA
- the dnaG gene encoding DNA primase, translating into MAGHIPRSFIDDLLARVDIVDLVDPRVKLKKQGKNYGACCPFHNEKSPSFIVSPDRQTYHCFGCGVHGNAIDFMMEYEHLEFVEAIEELAHLQGLEVPREQRSGGQFSNSAPKVNAEQKRNLYDLLGSISQYYRSQLKVGANKIAIEYLKNRGLSGEIVQKFGIGYVPDEWDCVRKNFGQQKTVQDMLVEGGMLIENDKGNRYDRFRGRIMFPIRDRRGRVIGFGGRVLGDEKPKYLNSPETPVFHKGKELYGLYDVLQSHREPEQILVVEGYMDVVALAQYGVDYAVAALGTSTTGDHMQMLFRQTSTVVCCYDGDRAGKEAAWRAMENALPYLTDGRQLKFMFLPDGEDPDSYIREHGKQQFEQHVFHATSLSEFLFSTLMQQVDTSSNEGKAKLTSLAVPLIEKVPGGTLRLYLRDLLGKKLGLLDERQLQQLISKNNSTQTTPQPHKEIKRTPMRVVIALLLQKPSYAELAPDLNSIRQIDLPGLSLLLNVLDICRENPNINSAQLMEYWRNQKNEALLSRLMNWDIPLNDDNEQDVFLDTLDKILAQCVEKQIETLQAKERSSGLSVEEKRELQDLILQRP; encoded by the coding sequence ATGGCAGGACACATACCACGTAGTTTTATTGATGACCTTCTTGCACGCGTTGATATCGTGGATCTGGTCGATCCGCGAGTAAAACTCAAAAAACAAGGTAAGAACTACGGAGCATGTTGCCCGTTTCATAATGAAAAATCGCCTTCTTTTATTGTTAGCCCTGACCGTCAGACTTATCATTGCTTTGGTTGTGGTGTACACGGTAATGCCATTGATTTTATGATGGAATACGAACACTTAGAGTTCGTTGAAGCCATTGAAGAACTGGCTCACTTACAAGGCTTGGAAGTTCCAAGAGAGCAACGTAGCGGCGGCCAGTTTTCAAATTCAGCCCCTAAAGTTAACGCTGAACAAAAACGTAATTTATACGACTTACTAGGCAGCATTAGCCAATATTACCGCTCCCAACTAAAAGTCGGCGCCAATAAAATCGCAATTGAATACCTTAAAAATCGCGGCTTATCGGGTGAAATAGTCCAAAAGTTTGGCATTGGCTATGTGCCCGATGAATGGGATTGCGTACGTAAAAACTTTGGTCAGCAAAAAACCGTACAGGATATGCTGGTTGAAGGCGGAATGCTGATTGAAAACGATAAAGGAAATCGCTACGACCGTTTTCGTGGCCGAATAATGTTCCCAATTCGTGACCGACGTGGCCGGGTAATTGGGTTTGGTGGTCGAGTATTAGGTGATGAAAAACCTAAATATCTCAATTCACCAGAAACCCCAGTTTTCCATAAAGGTAAAGAGCTTTACGGCCTGTATGACGTCCTACAAAGTCACCGTGAACCTGAACAAATCTTAGTTGTTGAAGGGTATATGGATGTGGTGGCCTTGGCTCAATATGGGGTCGATTATGCTGTCGCGGCGCTAGGAACCTCAACCACGGGCGATCATATGCAAATGCTATTTCGTCAAACCAGTACCGTGGTCTGTTGTTATGATGGTGACCGAGCAGGTAAAGAAGCCGCGTGGCGTGCCATGGAAAATGCTTTGCCCTACTTAACCGATGGTAGACAACTGAAATTTATGTTTTTACCTGATGGTGAAGATCCAGATTCTTATATCCGCGAACACGGTAAACAACAGTTTGAGCAACACGTATTTCATGCTACTTCCTTGTCTGAATTTCTATTTTCGACACTCATGCAACAAGTGGATACCAGCAGCAACGAAGGGAAAGCAAAATTGACCTCGCTCGCGGTTCCTTTAATTGAAAAAGTCCCAGGTGGTACATTACGTCTATACTTAAGGGACTTACTAGGAAAAAAACTCGGGTTACTCGATGAACGTCAATTACAGCAGTTAATCAGTAAAAACAACTCAACACAAACTACACCGCAACCGCATAAAGAAATCAAACGAACACCAATGCGAGTGGTTATTGCGTTACTTTTACAAAAACCCAGCTATGCTGAATTAGCGCCAGACTTAAATTCCATTCGTCAAATTGACTTACCAGGATTAAGTTTATTATTAAACGTACTTGATATTTGCCGAGAAAATCCCAATATCAACTCTGCACAGTTAATGGAATACTGGCGTAATCAAAAAAATGAAGCATTATTATCACGTTTAATGAATTGGGATATCCCCCTCAATGATGATAATGAACAAGATGTATTTTTAGACACATTGGATAAAATACTAGCTCAATGTGTTGAAAAACAAATAGAAACATTGCAAGCGAAAGAAAGAAGCTCCGGCTTATCAGTCGAGGAAAAACGGGAGTTGCAAGATCTCATTCTTCAACGTCCTTAG
- a CDS encoding GatB/YqeY domain-containing protein, with protein sequence MALIDQLKDEQKLAMKAKDKLRLGTIRLALSAIKQREVDEQITLSDDDIISVLTKMVKQRRDSVTQYEAANRQDLADAEKAEIIVLEEFMPQPLSEEEVAALVDKAILDSGAAGMQDMGNVMGVLKPLLQGRADMGKVSGLVRAKLA encoded by the coding sequence ATGGCTCTGATTGACCAACTTAAAGATGAGCAAAAATTAGCGATGAAAGCCAAGGATAAATTACGCCTTGGCACTATCCGTTTAGCTCTTTCAGCCATTAAACAACGTGAAGTCGACGAACAGATCACTCTGAGCGATGACGACATCATTAGTGTGCTGACTAAAATGGTTAAACAGCGTCGCGATTCTGTTACGCAATATGAAGCTGCAAATCGTCAAGATCTTGCAGATGCTGAAAAAGCAGAAATTATCGTTCTTGAGGAATTTATGCCTCAACCGCTTAGCGAAGAAGAAGTGGCAGCTTTAGTTGATAAAGCTATCCTTGATTCAGGTGCAGCGGGCATGCAAGACATGGGGAACGTTATGGGGGTATTAAAACCTCTACTTCAAGGCCGTGCAGATATGGGCAAAGTAAGTGGTTTAGTTCGCGCTAAATTAGCTTAA
- the rpoD gene encoding RNA polymerase sigma factor RpoD, which translates to MDQNPQSQLKLLVAKGKEQGYLTYAEVNDHLPEEIVDSEQVEDIIQMINDMGIQVVETAPDADDLMLNEAVADEDAAEAAAAAAAALSSVESEIGRTTDPVRMYMREMGTVELLTREGEIDIAKRIEDGINQVQCSVAEYPGTISYILEQFDKVQAEELRLTDIISGFVDPDDDGNAAPTATHVGSELSVVDDDDDDLDDDDEDDDDSETEEEEVGIDPELALERFTELRNTYQNLQLAINEHGRSSKAITDIKQEFLDVFRQFRLVPKQFDYLVNGLKNSMDRVRTQERLIIRTVVEYGKMPKKAFVQAFTGNESSDAWLDDILSSGKPYADKIKQSEEELRRCIFKLKSIEEETSLNVQTIKDISRRMSIGEAKARRAKKEMVEANLRLVISIAKKYTNRGLQFLDLIQEGNIGLMKAVDKFEYRRGYKFSTYATWWIRQAITRSIADQARTIRIPVHMIETINKLNRISRQMLQEMGREPLPEELAERMQMPEDKIRKVLKIAKEPISMETPIGDDEDSHLGDFIEDTTLELPLDSATSTSLKFATKDVLAGLTPREAKVLRMRFGIDMNTDHTLEEVGKQFDVTRERIRQIEAKALRKLRHPSRSETLRSFLDE; encoded by the coding sequence ATGGATCAAAATCCGCAGTCACAGCTCAAGTTACTTGTCGCCAAAGGTAAGGAACAAGGCTACCTGACCTACGCCGAAGTAAACGACCACCTACCTGAAGAAATCGTAGATTCAGAACAGGTAGAAGACATCATTCAAATGATTAACGACATGGGTATCCAAGTCGTTGAAACCGCACCTGATGCGGATGATCTTATGTTGAATGAGGCCGTAGCAGATGAAGACGCAGCCGAAGCTGCAGCAGCTGCAGCAGCTGCACTTTCAAGTGTTGAAAGTGAAATTGGCCGAACAACAGACCCAGTACGTATGTATATGCGTGAAATGGGTACGGTTGAACTATTAACTCGTGAAGGTGAGATCGACATTGCAAAACGCATTGAAGATGGCATCAACCAAGTCCAATGCTCAGTCGCAGAATACCCAGGCACGATTTCTTATATCCTTGAACAATTCGATAAAGTTCAAGCCGAAGAGCTTCGCTTAACTGACATTATCTCTGGTTTTGTCGATCCAGATGATGATGGCAACGCAGCTCCAACCGCGACTCACGTTGGTTCAGAATTATCTGTCGTTGATGACGATGATGATGATCTGGATGACGACGATGAAGATGATGACGATTCAGAAACGGAAGAAGAAGAAGTTGGTATCGATCCAGAGCTTGCTCTAGAGCGTTTCACTGAGCTTCGCAATACTTATCAAAATCTTCAACTTGCTATCAACGAACATGGCCGCTCAAGTAAAGCCATCACTGATATCAAGCAAGAGTTTTTAGATGTCTTCCGTCAGTTCCGTTTAGTTCCAAAGCAATTTGACTACCTAGTCAACGGCTTAAAGAACTCAATGGATCGTGTTCGTACACAAGAACGTTTAATTATTCGTACTGTCGTTGAATATGGCAAAATGCCGAAGAAAGCCTTTGTTCAAGCTTTCACTGGTAATGAATCTTCCGATGCTTGGTTAGATGATATTTTATCGTCTGGTAAACCGTATGCAGACAAGATCAAACAAAGTGAAGAAGAGCTACGTCGCTGTATCTTCAAGTTAAAATCTATCGAAGAAGAAACGTCTTTGAATGTACAAACCATCAAAGATATCAGCCGTCGTATGTCAATCGGTGAAGCTAAAGCTCGTCGTGCGAAAAAAGAAATGGTTGAAGCTAACCTTCGTTTGGTTATCTCAATTGCGAAAAAATACACTAACCGTGGTTTACAATTCTTAGATTTAATCCAAGAAGGTAACATCGGTCTAATGAAAGCCGTTGATAAATTCGAATACCGTCGTGGTTATAAGTTCTCAACTTATGCTACTTGGTGGATTCGTCAGGCGATCACTCGTTCAATCGCAGACCAAGCACGTACGATCCGTATTCCGGTACACATGATCGAAACCATTAACAAATTGAACCGTATCTCTCGTCAGATGCTTCAAGAAATGGGTCGTGAACCACTACCAGAAGAATTGGCTGAACGCATGCAAATGCCAGAAGACAAAATTCGTAAAGTCTTGAAGATTGCTAAAGAGCCAATCTCAATGGAAACCCCTATCGGTGATGATGAAGATTCACATCTAGGCGATTTCATTGAAGATACCACTCTAGAATTGCCTCTAGATTCAGCAACCTCAACCAGCTTGAAGTTTGCGACTAAAGACGTTCTAGCAGGCCTAACCCCTCGTGAAGCGAAAGTTCTACGTATGCGTTTCGGTATCGACATGAACACCGACCACACGTTAGAAGAAGTGGGTAAGCAATTCGATGTGACTCGTGAACGTATTCGTCAAATCGAAGCAAAAGCACTACGTAAACTTCGTCATCCAAGCCGCTCAGAAACACTGCGCAGCTTCCTAGACGAGTAA